One window of the Cryptomeria japonica chromosome 7, Sugi_1.0, whole genome shotgun sequence genome contains the following:
- the LOC131056757 gene encoding uncharacterized protein LOC131056757, translating to MTKWLAPNPSWPKLNFDGSAQNTWQARGGVIHDHQGTTIAAYASSLKNHNVTQAEGMALLWGLKFTTAIGIRQLEIEGDSKVIMEVDSGRSVVGWKVKSIWRDARMFMANLDCFTVRHIFKEGNATAHSMVVVGRLQDGLRCWRNTDLLPVITKEILEKEKTKS from the coding sequence ATGACCAAATGGTTAGCCCCAAATCCCTCTTGgcctaaattaaattttgatgggtcaGCTCAAAATACCTGGCAAGCGAGAGGTGGAGTTATTCATGATCATCAGGGGACTACTATTGCTGCCTATGCGAGTAGCCTGAAGAATCATAATGTCACTCAAGCTGAGGGAATGGCTCTCCTATGGGGGCTGAAGTTCACCACTGCTATAGGTATTAGACAATTGGAAATCGAAGGTGATTCTAAAGTAATTATGGAAGTTGATAGTGGTAGATCTGTAGTGGGTTGGAAAGTGAAATCTATTTGGAGGGATGCAAGAATGTTTATGGCTAACCTTGACTGTTTCACTGTCCGCCACATTTTCAAAGAAGGGAATGCGACTGCTCACTCTATGGTTGTTGTTGGTAGGTTGCAAGACGGCTTACGGTGTTGGAGGAACACTGATCTTCTGCCAGTGATCACCAAGGAGATCTTGGAGAAAGAAAAAACTAAGTCTTAA